From one Chanodichthys erythropterus isolate Z2021 chromosome 3, ASM2448905v1, whole genome shotgun sequence genomic stretch:
- the LOC137014019 gene encoding uncharacterized protein — translation MSSSPSVIFCTVCNMFSVALSVSDEGFTCHKCREIVRLTERISELETRIQTLIEDSKNVGASDTVLDATSLVNSVHCSVPAVEPAQQGTWVTVRWPSRGKHHSSVPVRTSNRFSPLSDAPTENSVESALVIGDSITRNVKIVTPATIVTCLPRARAPDIKANLKVLANATRKYSKIIIHVGTNDVRLRQSEITKINIKEVCEHASTMSGEVICSGPLPVRRSDEIVSRLSSLNGWLSKWCPQNNIGFIDNWKSFWGRPDLLKRDGIHPSRDGAALLSSYMAHS, via the coding sequence ATGTCATCCTCTCCCTCAGTCATCTTTTGCACAGTCTGTAACATGTTTAGTGTAGCTCTCTCTGTCAGCGACgagggatttacatgtcataaatgtagggaaatagtcaggctgacagagagaatctcagaattagagacacgcatccaaactttaatcgaggatAGTAAGAACGTAGGGGCctcagatactgttttggatgcgactagcttagtgaactctgtacattgttcggtTCCGGCTGTAGAACCCGCGCAGCAGGGCACTTGGGTAACGGTGAGGTGGCCTAGCCGtggaaaacaccactcttccgttccagtaagaacatcaaacaggttctccccactcagtgacgcacccactgagaattctgttgaaagtgccctagtcattggcgattctattacacggaacgtgaaaatagtgacaccagccaccatagtcacatgtttgccgagagccagagcacctgacatcaaagcaaatttaaaagtgctggctaatgctactcgtaaatactctaaaattattattcacgtcggcacaaatgatgttcgacttcgccagtcggagatcactaaaattaacattaaagaggtgtgtgaacacgcaagtacaatgtcaggagaagtaatttgttctggccctcttcctgttcgtcggagtgatgagatagttagcagattatcgtcactcaatggctggctgtctaagtggtgtccacagaataatataggtttcatagacaattggaaaagcttttggggcagacctgacctgttgaaaagagatggtattcatccgtcccgggatggtgctgctcttctctctagttatatggcacatagt